One window of Branchiostoma lanceolatum isolate klBraLanc5 chromosome 8, klBraLanc5.hap2, whole genome shotgun sequence genomic DNA carries:
- the LOC136440173 gene encoding transforming growth factor-beta-induced protein ig-h3-like encodes MKFAVVAVFCFAFAASAHADTVVDVLQKLGTEKTLISLVQTAGLVSALEGKGPFTVFAPSDAAFAALPPELVKTLESNKTLLTQVLEFHVAPGKALSTDLKNNLLVPSLGGSKIRVNIYDTSEPIVITAEGAPVTNPDNTADNGVVHVISQVMYPLPTGTVVDIAVGNKDFSTLVTAVTTAGLVPTLSGDGPFTVFAPTNEAFAKLPAGVLDGLLKNVTALTNVLTYHVVAGAYYEAGLRNGDLLKTVQGMDVTIKTSNDAPTMVNDATIATQVSGTNGVIQVIDTVLIPPSMHYELIYNN; translated from the exons ATGAAGTTTGCAGTTGTTGCTGTGTTTTGCTTCGCCTTTGCGGCAAGTGCCCACGCCGACACGGTGGTAGACGTTCTTCAAAAGCTCGGGACGGAAAAGACGCTGATATCTTTGGTACAGACGGCCGGTCTAGTGTCTGCTCTGGAAGGCAAAG GCCCATTCACGGTATTTGCGCCGTCAGACGCTGCGTTTGCTGCCCTGCCCCCAGAACTAGTGAAGACCCTGGAATCCAACAAAACTCTCTTGACACAG GTTTTAGAGTTCCACGTAGCTCCAGGCAAGGCACTGTCCACTGATCTGAAGAACAATCTCCTGGTGCCGTCTCTGGGAGGATCAAAGATAAGAGTCAACATCTACGACACAAGCGAGCCAATT GTCATCACGGCAGAGGGCGCTCCTGTGACAAACCCAGACAATACTGCTGACAATGGCGTTGTGCACGTTATCAGCCAGGTCATGTACCCCCTCCCAACGGGAACAGTCGTGGACATAGCTGTCGGCAATAAAGACTTCTCTACCCTGGTCACCGCCGTCACCACCGCTGGTCTAGTCCCAACACTAtcag GTGATGGACCATTCACTGTGTTCGCTCCCACCAACGAGGCCTTTGCCAAGCTGCCAGCCGGAGTTCTGGACGGTCTGCTGAAGAACGTGACTGCTCTAACTAACGTCCTGACCTACCATGTCGTGGCCGGCGCCTATTACGAAGCCGGGCTCCGCAACGGGGACTTGCTGAAGACTGTTCAAGGCATGGACGTGACTATCAAGACGTCAAATGATG CACCTACCATGGTGAATGACGCCACAATCGCCACCCAGGTCTCTGGAACCAACGGTGTCATCCAGGTTATTGACACTGTCCTCATCCCCCCATCCATGCACTATGAGTTAATCTACAACAATTAG